The following proteins are co-located in the Amphiprion ocellaris isolate individual 3 ecotype Okinawa chromosome 7, ASM2253959v1, whole genome shotgun sequence genome:
- the bcl9l gene encoding B-cell CLL/lymphoma 9-like protein: MHPDNKLANHGKQVSSDGRSQIPGVNQQQQQQQGAAAHLGSKGVGAGSHGVKTNQISLGNPGLKAISQSVSSIGGMLKTKSKRERSVSIDSGESRNAIPPVLEADAKGEGVMRSKRRCVLEKKQPYSGDEWCSGPDTEEDEDKPHTAAHRERGLAGPIQGLSDRLSAGPMSEPVGPVLGCGVGPGIKPEPPQPSQQVVYVFTTSLANSAAEAVMKGQTESILLFHQQNVPHSKLEQGHPSGKLPNLPEKVNSSSSPPTGTPKSQSGTPRPASAGVGGPLHPAGTPSSAGHSDNESSQTRPGGASSNNSIVPHRSDGGSTATPAGPDPGSGDGEGAGGMPLPVATVSPSGSPSILSAHLQSDTVQRSGPGNTDGLSKEQLEHRERSLQTLRDIERLLLRSGAGGGPGDPAGSNNSAPNNSSNLNNSNNTDRSGILEDSDNGTNNSGNCNSGNLLSSALAPMGGMKKYEEPLQSIISQTQSLGGPALDSPQMDSHHNLPQHPHHQLSSPGDDMVQLLGPEGLTPEQMAWRKLQEEYYQEKRRQQEIQPPTHPQHFRMMSEMSMHGGPMMMRGPPPPYHSKPGDQQWGPSNIMGGGMGGNARMMDMHQEGPRGPRFMGPMQRGQPGGGGFPGSPGAVLSMESLGPQRPTRPGMIWLDDMPNNISGGGPFHGCYPGGPPQHLQGDPEHLLTREEMFRIMEKRHMQGVSRFELDRLAKQQQQGNLGSRIMENLGGPDFPNLGMGRGPPSVRGDPVDFPTSREIMGSPGGGPQMRDLVDSPLGGNLPMNMNPQMNVQQQQQMILSQKLRGGHSGGGPLGEMFGTGEISRIRASQNGRGGNKGMMPGPDGHFQFPNQGPFSGGQVEGPYLQQPGPEMFGPDQQGPNQMGGTSRLSHMPISGGLRGADLGPRHPSDLSVNVNPLTSPSVPPPHQLKSPSLNQEPSPLLPSPSAPGLKSPSQMSSAGHHPPLPPASGAGTPSSSSMKSPQVMGSSNLGLHSPSASPGRLKSPAMAVGSPGWTSPKTALPSPGGPTGGKVVGNGGSSSTETGQSLPPRSSNSTPISQPGSMNPSMPFTSSPDAPPSQNPLSLIMSQMSKYAMPSSTPLYHDAIKTIATSDDEMLPDRPLLSGVSIGGNMGNPQASQIMVSQGSIGPHSDPQSPMGIVSQGQQHLSHDASGPVLSSPNQMAMTAMNSAMMGGGGPDGMGPCNVSPISQNQMAGFPRMQPPSHGPMHSPIGGMSQNFSQSNEDILPHQQLHLLSKGHPQQRPSHPSDSFASLPMGDGPDLSEVIRPSHTGIPEFDLSRIIPSDKPSSTLQYFPKSEPHQNPHSGPPSQQPTPQQLLKQLSSSGPPHSSGPSSNPHLASLQNMMAEQQLPPHPSHGGIRQSMGIPQGGSRGMVSSGGMGPMCGPGHMMGRTGLVSQQQLQQQQAMMANSLLHHPSNPYPGMMPSQQHPHNLMAQQNIMMMQAKQRSMSIPGEPFGPQGPLMSPQGPMMGPPHPQSGMMGPQSLRQRGMSLDSPIGYGPGGMANMPF, translated from the exons ATGCACCCAGACAATAAACTGGCCAATCATGGCAAGCAGGTCAGCAGTGATGGCCGATCCCAGATACCCGGCgtgaatcagcagcagcagcagcagcagggagctGCCGCCCACCTGGGTTCAAAGGGGGTCGGCGCTGGGAGCCATGGAGTCAAAACCAACCAGATTTCCCTCGGCAACCCCGGGCTTAAGGCCATCAGCCAATCAGTGAGCAGCATCGGAGGGATGCTGAAAACCAAATCCAAGCGGGAGCGGAGCGTCTCCATTGATTCTGGTGAATCAAGAAATGCCATTCCTCCAGTGCTGGAGGCAGATGCCAAAGGAG AGGGTGTTATGCGCAGTAAGCGGCGCTGTGTTCTGGAGAAGAAACAGCCATATAGTGGGGATGAATGGTGCTCTGGACCTGAcacagaggaggatgaagacaagCCGCACACTGCAGCCCACC GGGAGCGAGGGCTGGCAGGTCCTATCCAGGGACTCTCCGATCGCCTGTCTGCCGGACCCATGTCTGAACCTGTGGGCCCGGTTTTGGGATGTGGAGTGGGTCCAGGGATAAAACCAGAGCCGCCTCAGCCTTCACAGCAAGTGGTATATGTTTTCACAACCAGCCTAGCCAACAG TGCTGCAGAGGCTGTAATGAAAGGGCAGACTGAGTCCATCCTCCTGTTTCACCAGCAAAATGTTCCACACTCCAAGTTGGAGCAG GGCCACCCATCAGGGAAGCTTCCTAACCTGCCTGAGAAGGTAAACTCCAGCAGCTCTCCACCCACTGGCACCCCAAAATCCCAAAGTGGAACTCCACGTCCGGCTTCTGCAGGAGTTGGGGGTCCGCTGCATCCTGCAGGAACGCCATCATCAGCAGGACACTCTGATAATGAATCCTCTCAGACCAGACCTGGTGGAGCTTCCAGCAATAACAGCATCGTCCCCCACAGGTCAGATGGAGGGAGCACAGCAACGCCTGCAGGCCCAGATCCAGGGTCTGGAGATGGGGAAGGTGCAGGCGGCATGCCTCTTCCTGTTGCTACTGTTTCTCCCTCTGGAAGTCCCTCCATCCTCTCTGCACACCTACAGAGTGACACAGTCCAGAggagtggcccagggaacaCAGATGGCCTTTCCAAAGAACAGCTGGAACACAGGGAGCGCTCTTTACAAACGCTCAGAGACATCGAGAGGCTGCTTCTGCGCAGTGGAGCTGGTGGAGGTCCTGGAGACCCAGCAGGCTCCAACAACAGTGCTCCTAATAACTCATCCAACCTAAATAATAGCAACAATACTGATAGGAGTGGTATTCTAGAGGACAGTGATAATGGTACCAATAACTCTGGAAATTGCAATAGTGGCAATTTGTTATCATCTGCTTTGGCTCCAATGGGAGGGATGAAGAAATATGAAGAACCCCTCCAGTCTATAATTTCCCAAACACAATCGCTTGGTGGACCTGCCCTTGACAGCCCTCAAATGGACTCTCACCATAACCTACCGCAGCACCCCCATCACCAGCTGTCTTCACCTGGGGACGACATGGTTCAGTTACTGGGACCAGAAGGGCTGACCCCAGAGCAGATGGCCTGGAGGAAACTTCAAGAAGAATATTACCAGGAGAAGAGGCGGCAGCAGGAAATACAGCCGCCTACACATCCCCAGCACTTTAGAATGATGTCTGAGATGAGCATGCATGGAGGCCCCATGATGATGAGAGGACCCCCTCCTCCCTACCACAGCAAGCCTGGAGACCAACAGTGGGGTCCTTCCAATATAATGGGTGGAGGAATGGGTGGAAATGCACGAATGATGGACATGCACCAAGAAGGACCCCGTGGCCCAAGGTTCATGGGGCCGATGCAGAGAGGGCAGCCTGGGGGAGGGGGTTTTCCTGGTAGTCCAGGGGCGGTTTTATCAATGGAAAGCCTGGGACCCCAAAGGCCCACCCGCCCAGGGATGATTTGGTTAGATGATATGCCCAACAACATCAGTGGTGGAGGTCCTTTTCATGGCTGCTACCCTGGTGGACCTCCTCAACACTTGCAAGGTGACCCAGAGCATCTGTTGACACGTGAGGAAATGTTTCGCATCATGGAGAAACGGCACATGCAGGGTGTTTCCAGGTTTGAACTTGACAGATTAGctaaacagcagcaacaaggaAACCTCGGCTCAAGAATTATGGAAAATCTTGGGGGTCCAGACTTTCCCAATTTAGGAATGGGCCGGGGTCCGCCCAGCGTTCGAGGTGATCCTGTGGACTTTCCTACTTCACGGGAGATCATGGGCTCTCCTGGAGGGGGTCCTCAGATGAGAGACTTGGTGGATTCTCCTCTGGGGGGAAACCTCCCAATGAACATGAACCCACAGATGAATgttcagcaacagcagcagatgatCTTATCCCAGAAGCTCCGAGGGGGTCATTCTGGAGGGGGACCTTTAGGTGAGATGTTTGGCACTGGAGAGATTTCACGAATCAGGGCTTCACAGAAtggaagaggaggaaataaGGGAATGATGCCAGGACCTGATGGTCACTTCCAGTTTCCCAATCAAGGTCCCTTCTCCGGAGGGCAGGTGGAAGGACCCTATCTTCAACAACCTGGTCCTGAGATGTTTGGGCCCGACCAGCAAGGTCCTAATCAAATGGGAGGTACATCACGGCTTAGTCATATGCCGATTAGCGGAGGCCTTAGGGGAGCAGACCTCGGTCCTCGGCACCCCTCTGACCTGTCAGTTAATGTGAACCCCCTGACGTCTCCTTCAGTGCCTCCTCCTCATCAGCTCAAGTCTCCATCCCTCAACCAAGAGCCATCTCCTCTTCTACCTTCCCCTTCGGCTCCAGGACTGAAGTCCCCATCACAGATGTCCTCCGCTGGGCATCACCCTCCTCTTCCCCCTGCATCTGGTGCTGGgactccttcctcttcttccatgAAGTCTCCCCAGGTGATGGGGTCTTCCAACCTTGGATTGCACTCTCCATCTGCATCTCCTGGACGACTCAAGTCCCCAGCCATGGCTGTGGGCTCTCCAGGGTGGACGTCTCCGAAAACAGCTCTTCCAAGTCCAGGTGGTCCAACCGGTGGGAAGGTAGTGGGCAACGGAGGAAGTAGTTCTACTGAGACAG GACAATCACTTCCACCCAGGAGTTCCAACTCTACCCCCATTAGCCAGCCAGGCTCAATGAATCCTAGTATGCCATTTACTTCCTCTCCCGATGCCCCACCATCTCAGAATCCTTTATCTCTGATCATGTCTCAGATGTCCAAGTATGCCATGCCCAGCTCTACTCCTCTCTACCATGATGCAATCAAAACAATCGCCACTTCCGACGATGAGATGCTGCCAGATCGGCCTCTTCTATCTGGTGTCAGCATTGGAG GAAACATGGGGAATCCCCAGGCATCACAGATCATGGTCTCCCAGGGATCCATCGGGCCCCACAGTGATCCACAAAGCCCGATGGGTATTGTAAGCCAAGGTCAGCAGCACCTGTCCCATGACGCCTCAGGACCTGTGCTTTCTTCCCCAAACCAAATGGCCATGACTGCCATGAATTCTGCCAtgatgggaggaggaggacctgACGGAATGGGGCCCTGCAACGTTTCACCAATATCTCAGAACCAGATGGCGGGTTTTCCTCGCATGCAGCCGCCGTCACACGGGCCCATGCACTCGCCTATTGGAGGAATGTCACAGAATTTCTCTCAGTCTAATGAGGATATTCTGCCACATCAGCAGCTACACCTGCTCAGCAAAGGGCATCCTCAGCAACGTCCTTCTCACCCGTCAGACTCATTTGCCTCTCTTCCTATGGGAGATGGGCCGGATCTGAGTGAAGTCATACGACCCAGTCACACAGGGATCCCGGAGTTTGATCTCTCCCGCATCATTCCTTCTGATAAGCCCAGTAGCACTCTTCAGTACTTCCCTAAGAGTGAGCCACATCAGAATCCACATTCGGGGCCACCATCCCAGCAGCCTACTCCGCAGCAGCTGCTTAAACAGCTGTCTTCTTCTGGCCCTCCGCACAGCAGTGGCCCTTCGTCCAACCCCCACTTAGCGAGCCTACAGAACATGATGGCCGAACAGCAGCTGCCGCCTCACCCCTCGCACGGTGGAATACGCCAAAGCATGGGCATTCCTCAGGGGGGCTCCAGGGGTATGGTGTCTAGTGGAGGCATGGGCCCCATGTGCGGCCCCGGACACATGATGGGAAGGACAGGACTGGTGTCCCAGCAGCAACTCCAGCAACAGCAAGCCATGATGGCCAACAGCCTCCTCCACCATCCTTCCAACCCATACCCCGGCATGATGCCCTCCCAGCAGCACCCACACAATCTGATGGCACAGCAGAATATCATGATGATGCAGGCTAAACAGCGAAGCATGTCGATTCCAGGGGAACCTTTTGGACCCCAGGGCCCTCTAATGTCCCCTCAGGGTCCCATGATGGGCCCTCCCCACCCACAGTCTGGTATGATGGGCCCACAGTCTCTCAGACAGCGGGGAATGTCTCTGGACAGTCCCATTGGCTATGGCCCTGGCGGTATGGCTAATATGCCATTCTGA
- the LOC111577346 gene encoding C-X-C chemokine receptor type 5 isoform X1, with product MRVTHMALTKTYTAFEDYTQDVFNWTDYPDEYDTICAEEQLSLQGFYVVFPAVLYSVIFLLGVTGNGLMITVLLTRWRQLRITEIYLLHLALADLMLLITLPFEVVQSITGWVFGEFLCMLWGVFMHLSILCGSILLACIGFDRYLAIVHAIPSMQSRRPRVVHLTCIVLWLLCLGLSAPNAAFLSVAREDMNSSRLSCYYYRYGINAHNWVVTNRFLHHVCFFVPLAAMSYCYTALIITLCKSQKSQAKKGAIRLALLVTIVFCVCWLPYNITSLVQTLVDFEVLTFSSCDFFTSLPPALFVTQCLGMSHCCLNPFLYAFVGVRFRNELIHLLCKLGCSRICLPFIRAQGHSRPSVSDGVTTNSTVLN from the exons ATGCGAGTTACCCATATGGCTTTAACAAAGACTTACACAGCATTTGAG gattacACCCAAGATGTTTTTAACTGGACTGACTACCCTGATGAGTACGACACCATCTGTGCTGAGGAGCAGCTCAGCCTGCAGGGCTTCTACGTCGTGTTCCCGGCTGTCCTCTACAGTGTGATCTTCCTGCTGGGCGTGACGGGGAACGGCCTGATGATAACAGTCCTCCTGACTCGCTGGCGTCAGCTGCGCATCACAGAGATCTACCTGCTGCACCTCGCCCTCGCTGACCTCATGCTCCTGATTACGCTGCCTTTTGAAGTAGTCCAGAGCATCACCGGTTGGGTATTCGGGGAGTTTCTCTGCATGCTCTGGGGTGTGTTCATGCATCTGAGCATCCTCTGTGGGAGTATCCTTCTAGCTTGCATTGGATTTGATCGGTATTTGGCCATTGTTCACGCAATCCCTAGTATGCAAAGTCGGCGTCCCAGAGTTGTGCACCTGACATGCATTGTGCTTTGGCTTCTCTGTTTGGGTTTGTCAGCACCGAATGCTGCGTTTCTCTCTGTGGCACGAGAAGACATGAACTCCTCTCGGCTCTCCTGCTACTATTATCGTTACGGTATAAACGCACATAACTGGGTTGTGACCAACAGATTTCTACATCACGTGTGCTTTTTTGTACCTCTGGCTGCCATGAGCTACTGCTACACAGCCCTCATAATCACTTTGTGCAAGAGTCAGAAAAGCCAAGCCAAGAAAGGAGCCATTCGACTGGCTCTACTCGTCACGATTGTGTTTTGCGTCTGTTGGCTACCATATAACATCACCTCACTGGTGCAAACCTTGGTAGACTTTGAGGTTCTTACGTTTAGCAGCTGTGACTTTTTCACCTCACTGCCACCGGCCCTTTTTGTGACACAATGTCTGGGTATGTCACACTGCTGTCTGAACCCTTTCTTGTACGCTTTTGTTGGGGTTCGGTTTCGCAACGAGCTGATACATTTGCTTTGCAAACTGGGCTGCAGCCGCATTTGTCTGCCTTTCATCAGAGCTCAGGGTCACAGCCGACCGTCTGTTTCTGACGGCGTGACGACCAACAGCACCGTCCTCAACTGA
- the LOC111577346 gene encoding C-X-C chemokine receptor type 5 isoform X2: protein MSEDYTQDVFNWTDYPDEYDTICAEEQLSLQGFYVVFPAVLYSVIFLLGVTGNGLMITVLLTRWRQLRITEIYLLHLALADLMLLITLPFEVVQSITGWVFGEFLCMLWGVFMHLSILCGSILLACIGFDRYLAIVHAIPSMQSRRPRVVHLTCIVLWLLCLGLSAPNAAFLSVAREDMNSSRLSCYYYRYGINAHNWVVTNRFLHHVCFFVPLAAMSYCYTALIITLCKSQKSQAKKGAIRLALLVTIVFCVCWLPYNITSLVQTLVDFEVLTFSSCDFFTSLPPALFVTQCLGMSHCCLNPFLYAFVGVRFRNELIHLLCKLGCSRICLPFIRAQGHSRPSVSDGVTTNSTVLN from the exons ATGTCTGAG gattacACCCAAGATGTTTTTAACTGGACTGACTACCCTGATGAGTACGACACCATCTGTGCTGAGGAGCAGCTCAGCCTGCAGGGCTTCTACGTCGTGTTCCCGGCTGTCCTCTACAGTGTGATCTTCCTGCTGGGCGTGACGGGGAACGGCCTGATGATAACAGTCCTCCTGACTCGCTGGCGTCAGCTGCGCATCACAGAGATCTACCTGCTGCACCTCGCCCTCGCTGACCTCATGCTCCTGATTACGCTGCCTTTTGAAGTAGTCCAGAGCATCACCGGTTGGGTATTCGGGGAGTTTCTCTGCATGCTCTGGGGTGTGTTCATGCATCTGAGCATCCTCTGTGGGAGTATCCTTCTAGCTTGCATTGGATTTGATCGGTATTTGGCCATTGTTCACGCAATCCCTAGTATGCAAAGTCGGCGTCCCAGAGTTGTGCACCTGACATGCATTGTGCTTTGGCTTCTCTGTTTGGGTTTGTCAGCACCGAATGCTGCGTTTCTCTCTGTGGCACGAGAAGACATGAACTCCTCTCGGCTCTCCTGCTACTATTATCGTTACGGTATAAACGCACATAACTGGGTTGTGACCAACAGATTTCTACATCACGTGTGCTTTTTTGTACCTCTGGCTGCCATGAGCTACTGCTACACAGCCCTCATAATCACTTTGTGCAAGAGTCAGAAAAGCCAAGCCAAGAAAGGAGCCATTCGACTGGCTCTACTCGTCACGATTGTGTTTTGCGTCTGTTGGCTACCATATAACATCACCTCACTGGTGCAAACCTTGGTAGACTTTGAGGTTCTTACGTTTAGCAGCTGTGACTTTTTCACCTCACTGCCACCGGCCCTTTTTGTGACACAATGTCTGGGTATGTCACACTGCTGTCTGAACCCTTTCTTGTACGCTTTTGTTGGGGTTCGGTTTCGCAACGAGCTGATACATTTGCTTTGCAAACTGGGCTGCAGCCGCATTTGTCTGCCTTTCATCAGAGCTCAGGGTCACAGCCGACCGTCTGTTTCTGACGGCGTGACGACCAACAGCACCGTCCTCAACTGA